A genomic segment from Bdellovibrionota bacterium encodes:
- a CDS encoding ABC transporter substrate-binding protein translates to MWRLNLLTLNKRRILILTAIFFHVAFRVGTAQGQRVNVGYSAISGSMAWVWTAKEAGYFDHRGLRVDLVYIGGTVQLFQAMLAGEVTFGVGGGPAIIHANLQRRSLVGVAGTMNRMVMKIMGVPQIKRPADLRGKKIAVTRYGTVTDFSARMFLNKWGLSPEKDTPILQVGSIPNVLASLQSGTSQAGALSPPAHLQAEKLGFSELMDLSKEEIYYPYTYAVASTEVLERNSKSVTPFLEASIRGIYRFKTDKPMAKRVLVKYLGIKDESILEETHELFSRLFEKVPYINREGLTNLVQILAEKEPKLAAARIDSFVENRFVRELEMNGFISNLYR, encoded by the coding sequence ATGTGGCGACTGAATTTGTTGACCTTGAATAAGCGACGAATATTGATCCTGACCGCGATTTTTTTTCATGTAGCTTTTCGCGTTGGTACGGCGCAGGGGCAAAGGGTCAATGTCGGCTATTCCGCTATTAGCGGTTCAATGGCCTGGGTCTGGACGGCGAAAGAGGCGGGCTATTTTGATCATCGCGGCCTTCGTGTAGATCTGGTTTATATCGGGGGGACGGTACAGCTTTTTCAAGCGATGCTGGCAGGAGAGGTTACCTTCGGCGTCGGAGGAGGTCCGGCCATCATCCATGCCAATCTCCAGCGCAGGTCCCTGGTCGGAGTCGCCGGGACGATGAACCGCATGGTAATGAAAATCATGGGGGTGCCGCAGATTAAAAGGCCCGCCGATCTTCGCGGTAAGAAAATAGCCGTAACCCGCTATGGAACCGTTACCGACTTTTCGGCGCGGATGTTTCTTAACAAATGGGGTCTGTCGCCGGAAAAAGATACGCCGATCCTTCAGGTGGGGAGCATCCCTAACGTTTTGGCCTCTCTGCAAAGTGGGACGAGCCAAGCTGGAGCTCTTTCGCCGCCGGCTCACTTGCAAGCGGAAAAGCTGGGCTTTTCCGAACTCATGGACTTGTCGAAGGAGGAGATCTATTACCCTTACACCTATGCTGTCGCGTCCACGGAAGTCCTGGAGAGAAATAGCAAATCGGTGACGCCTTTTCTGGAGGCATCGATCCGGGGAATCTATCGCTTCAAGACAGATAAGCCGATGGCGAAAAGAGTACTCGTAAAATATCTCGGAATCAAAGACGAGTCGATTCTCGAAGAGACGCATGAGCTATTCTCGAGGCTGTTCGAAAAAGTTCCTTACATTAACCGAGAGGGATTAACCAATTTGGTTCAGATCCTGGCCGAGAAGGAGCCCAAATTGGCGGCCGCTAGAATTGACTCGTTTGTCGAGAACCGGTTCGTTCGCGAACTCGAAATGAACGGGTTCATTAGCAATCTTTACAGGTAA
- a CDS encoding UbiD family decarboxylase, with translation MPFSDMREFLARLQEEGELGTVRKEVDPKYELGALCKTAHERGRKALLFERVRGCSMPVVTELLATFKRIALALETDEGDLFSEVVERTKQSVTPTVVSDGPCKEVILKGKDVDLRKIPWITWNKTETAPYITAGLVIVKDPEYGRNVGVYRMMYASPNKTFLRLSPGHHGYEYYKRAELRGEKKLEVAVALGTDPTVFLASQFVPGIDVDEFTIAGALRKKPVELVRCETVDIEVPATAEIVLEGSMSIPPDIGEEGPYGEFCGYSVGTVSKERLWNIQCLTMRKDSLYHGFYLCKGINEEGVIKSITTSVQIYNELKPGHPAIKRVYCSEAGIGIFHCYIQIDERLKRPGMVNNILASSVGVKGSRVKHVFVFDDDIDITSPEEVEWAIATRVQADKDIFIIPNTFGLRLDPSATSEGVTAKMFVDATKSKDFRSEGLALPPSDVWERVKKDWDSYFAG, from the coding sequence ATGCCGTTTTCTGACATGCGAGAATTTTTAGCCAGATTGCAAGAAGAAGGTGAATTGGGAACGGTTCGAAAAGAAGTAGACCCGAAATACGAACTTGGAGCGTTGTGCAAAACCGCTCACGAGAGGGGCAGAAAAGCACTCCTTTTCGAGCGCGTGCGCGGTTGTTCGATGCCGGTGGTGACAGAACTGCTGGCAACGTTTAAGCGTATCGCCCTAGCACTAGAGACCGACGAAGGCGATCTGTTCTCGGAGGTCGTCGAAAGGACAAAACAATCTGTCACGCCCACGGTGGTTTCCGACGGACCGTGCAAGGAGGTCATTCTCAAAGGAAAGGATGTGGATCTCAGAAAAATCCCGTGGATTACGTGGAATAAGACGGAAACGGCTCCATATATCACAGCGGGTCTTGTGATTGTAAAGGACCCGGAATACGGCCGAAACGTGGGGGTTTATCGGATGATGTACGCCAGCCCGAATAAGACGTTTCTGCGCCTCAGTCCGGGCCATCATGGCTACGAATATTACAAGAGAGCGGAGCTCCGAGGAGAAAAAAAGTTGGAGGTGGCGGTGGCGTTAGGAACGGATCCGACGGTTTTCCTGGCATCGCAATTTGTGCCGGGAATCGATGTTGATGAATTTACTATTGCCGGCGCGTTGCGAAAAAAGCCCGTGGAGCTGGTGCGTTGTGAAACGGTTGATATTGAGGTTCCGGCCACGGCCGAAATCGTTTTGGAAGGAAGCATGAGCATCCCGCCCGATATCGGAGAAGAGGGGCCGTATGGCGAGTTCTGCGGCTACTCAGTCGGTACCGTAAGTAAAGAGAGACTATGGAACATTCAATGCCTGACAATGCGCAAAGACTCTTTGTACCATGGCTTCTATCTCTGCAAAGGAATCAACGAGGAAGGTGTTATCAAAAGCATCACAACCTCGGTGCAGATTTACAACGAACTCAAACCCGGTCACCCGGCCATCAAGCGCGTGTACTGCAGCGAGGCCGGCATCGGAATATTTCACTGCTATATCCAGATTGACGAACGGCTAAAGCGCCCAGGGATGGTCAACAATATCCTGGCGTCGTCCGTGGGCGTCAAAGGCAGCCGCGTCAAGCACGTTTTCGTCTTTGATGACGACATCGATATCACAAGCCCTGAGGAAGTCGAGTGGGCGATAGCGACGAGAGTCCAGGCTGACAAGGATATTTTTATTATTCCAAACACTTTTGGCTTAAGGTTAGACCCTTCGGCTACTTCAGAAGGGGTAACGGCCAAGATGTTTGTCGATGCGACGAAGAGCAAGGACTTCAGATCCGAAGGGCTGGCGCTTCCTCCCAGTGATGTGTGGGAGCGGGTCAAAAAGGACTGGGACAGTTACTTTGCGGGTTGA